AGGTCGAGCAAGTCACCGGCTCATCAAAAAATGAAGCATCCCAGTCTAGCGCAGGATTAAGAAGTGAGACCTACAAGAGACAACAGTTTAAAATTCGTAAGCTAATATTAAAACTACTGCAATGCTTTTCTAAAAAATTGAGATCTCTGACAAAGTGTCTTACCGCACTGATAATAAATGCAGCAACTGCTCCAAAACCCACAAGAGAGTTCATATTAGGTGATCCCTTCCTGAGTGCTCTCAAACCATCAAAAAGAAGTTCTGCAGCAAACTATCATTGTACGTCATAAAAGATCATAATGGCAAGTCTGGTGTGGTCATCTCATCAGCAGTAAGAAATACTACTTTCAACCCAAAAGGTCGGGAATACAAATAACTACTTGGCAAAGGCTTTTAAAATGACTATCAGCTATTTACTGATTCAAAAAGAGTTTCCACACTCCTACAGGTTAATGACACGATGAAAGGGATGATAGAACAAATAAATCTAACGCTAGTTCAATAATTCTGTTGTACTAAGCAACCTTTCCATGATGCTAACACGATTCCTTTTCAGAAAGTAGCAATAAAAACGATTAAATAAAGTAGATAAACAGACCTCGTCCTGGTCCTAAAAGAGCAACCAAAGCAAAACAACCCTTCACATAGGAGTTATGGAGTATCTCCATCAGCGGTCCTGAAACAACAAAATAAGTCAACTTAATTCAATTTGACTTTTATTTCAGGCTGGACGCTCTGGAAATGCTTAAAGATTACCAGAAACACTTCATACTTGCTTAAAACCACTATTAAACAGGTCTCCAAATTTTACAACTCGGATTAATGAATTCAAAACTTATGAAGTTCCTGATTGCCAGTAGATTCTTTGTAATTCAGAAATCAGAACAGAGCCATCCACATGGCATACGTTTCGGTTAAGCAATGATTCATGAAACTAAAACGGCATTTCGTTATAAGATTGCAAAATACCGTTGTGAATGTGAATCCCAAGAGGGTGCAAGATATGCGACGCGTGTGAGCCACAGCACAAGGCAACCAAAGTCCAAGCAACAGCCACCCGATTCCGACTCTTAATCAGCATTCTTCGTTTCTTCTCAACCATATCCTTCCATTTCCTCACATTCTCCGCCACTCCGAGCTCCGAGTTCCTCAAACTCGTCGGAAAACCACAATCCGTCAATCTCCGCGCCAAACTCTCCGCCACATTCACGGCCGAATCAGCCTCCGCAACAACTTCACTCGATCTTAACCGAATTGCCGCTGTCTCAGTCAACATATTAACCACCACAGAGTCAACTCGGTCGTCGGACGAGAGAATCGATTTGACACGAGAGACACACGCGCCGCACATCATTCCAGAGACATCAAGAAGAATCGAAAACTCATCGCGCCGCTCCTGTTGAAACAACGTGTTCAGTGCTCGAGGTTCGGCACCAAGGGAATTTGAAACAACGAAACGATGCCCCAAGCATCTTCCAAAATGGTGTAGATACTGTTTCCGTAGTTGAGTCTGAGGACGATGCCGTATGGGGAGAAATCCAGGCCTTGAGTCAAACAAAGAAGCATTAAATTTGGAAGCGGAGTGAAAGAATGGCCTCTGCTGAGAGCACAGAGAGAAGCGCGCTAAATCGGCCGCCATCAGAGCATGGAACCGGCGCCAGAGCTGGAGGTTTGAGGGAGGGAAGAAAACTGACGGCCAGTATTCAAGGAGAAGAGCAATTGGTAGTTGAGTTGACTCGAGGCTGAGGACTCTCTTGGCTAATTTCCGGTATAAACTGCTGCTGCCACGTCATATCCTCTATCCATCCACGTTTTTCATTCCCACATTCATCCTCATAATTATTATGTATTACAATAAATTACTCATACATTTCTCAATTTTATATcatattttttctaaataaaatgaaaaaaaaaaaaaaaactaatgctttcctgaattaaaaaaattaataagtagcaaaattgttgaaaatatttaatttataacaatTCCCTATTTTTGACTGATTTTAATCTCATGAAATATTTTGATGAAAATTGCAAGCCTATAATCCCACattttaattacaaaaaaatgaaaaataattagatcataatttagaaattgattaaaaaattgaaagacaATCCATCACGTTTCTTTCAAGTTTCAAAAATAGTTAATTAAagttttcatttattcaatgcaTTGAAATCCGGCATAGTCACGTGCAGCATGTGACTTTCACTTGCACTTTTTATTGGtcttttctttaatatataagtttggtctcttattttctttatacaTTGAATAATACGAATTCCTATTTCAAAACTAGTGGGTAATGAAAGAAgcctattataaatttatactTCTTCAAATGAAAGATACGTCACATTAGTGAAGGTATTAGGATTCTGATAGAACACTGTACTACTTCGATTGGTGAAACTTTGACAATCAAAGAGGAATTAAAATCCGTTATCCATCGTGGTATCCAAAGTTTATTTGTTGAATTTGACTATTTACAAGCAATTAATccgataataaaaaaataataaaaaaaagctTTCTTAATCACGGTTGGATGTTTACTTGAAAAAATAAGAAGTTTATCGAAATTACTTGGCTTTATTGAGATTAAGCACTATCCTCATTCGTGTAATTTAGTTGTAGATAAAATAGCTAAACTAGGAAGCTTGAGTAATTTGAATGTTGATTGGCTACGTACAAGTTCGATTTCTAAACCAATTGTTATCGGAACAACTAGCCTTGCTTCGCCATGTagtattttgaaaaaagaaatattttcttcgaaaaaaatgaaattagtcCATTTATGTTATTGAAAATACGAAATTACTCGATTAGATCGTGGCAAAATTAGGaatattgttttttcaaaatcataacagaaataattaaaaaaaatgttttccaTTCACCAATAAGTGATTTTACtataatttaacttattttgaGGTGATGGGATTCCATATAGCTTTTAAGGTATTAAAGTTGTTAATTTTTGAGAAATTGTTACTTCTAATTTAAAGATTTGATTGCCCCTCAAAACTAATTAATAGGTAATATTGTATCCCAAATCTCTAGGCAACCCATTGTCTATCACTCCCACACACAGACAAAGGatcaaattattataaatttgatctatgtaattttagaaaaatggttATGGATCCCTAAATCTAGCATTTAGTCTTTATATCAGGTATATTGGTTCTACGAGAGAAGAGGGGTtttagagaaagagagagagagtcgTTTGTGGACTTGGTTGAAATCGAAGGAGACTAGAAGAcaaataattagtttaattttatcatttgaTACCGTGTagcaaaatatcacaatttatTTGTGTTAGATCGAGATAGACTATCATCtttgtttgttgtttttataaatataacaaaatattatcaTCTATCTGTAGGAAACTACGATAGACTAACATAGACTTAATCTATGTTTATAGCTTGAAAGATGTATATTCTCCAACAACGTTCATATCTTGTTTGTTTTGATTTATAAATTTTGAGTATACACTTAGAATCAGATTCCAACccgaaataataataataacaatgaaCTAAGCCTCTGTTTATTAATGGGGAATAATTCTTCTCACAATCAAGCTTCTTCAACACTCAATCTTCCACAGAATAAATTCCCTTTTCAATAACCAAAAAGATTCCCATTTTCTAAACAAACAAATCTCCATTACAACATCATCACAAGACTTTGAGAGAACTACTACTTAGTTTTCCATCTCCATGGAGGTTGGGGTGGGCGCTATGTCAAGGAGGAGCCGGTTTTCTTCCTACGACCGGTGGCTGGCAGTAGGCCTCGGCCTTCTTGCAGTGGTCTCGCCACTCTATATCGATCGGAGACCGAGCATCGAGGAATTGGAAGAGGAGGAATCATCCATTCATCTTGGCTTCTGGTTGCCTGCTCTTCTCATTATCTTGATCTTCATTATTGCTGGAGTTCTTCACTTGGAACAGAGATGTGCTAGATTTGACCCTTATTGGATTCACAGAGTTGGTGGTTCTTCTTGTGGCATATTCATCATTCTTCTGCTTCTTGCATTTGTTTTAAAGTGTAAAGCTTCTTTAATGTTTTGGGAGTCTTAGAACTTATCCCAACTTTCAATGTTCTTTGTGTTTGTTTCCTTGAATGCTTTTAACTTTTGGAATACTGTTTAGTTTCATCAATGGACAGTAAGCTCAGAGTTAAACAAATTTGTAGCTTTTgcagttttctttttgttacgTGTTCGAAGTGGAAATGGAAGATTATACAAAGAGTTCTCTATTTCATATTAGTATTTGATATCACAGATTCATTTCGCCATCTCTAATCAATTATTTCATAAGATCAACTAAAAATCTGATTCAAACGTAACTGTACTTAATAAAGTGGAACTTTCTTTTACGAGGAAAAAATGGATCCCCTGTGAAATCCAAGAATACACGAGATTTTACAATATATGATGACTTGATGACCAAATAACACGAATCGAACActttgaaaacaattcaaaaacTTGAAAATCAAACAAAGAATACAGTGCCCAACCAATGATGAAGAAAATAGATGGTTGTAAAGCAAGTAATATGGTGTTTTTCGTGTTTCGATGAGACCTATCTACGACTACGATCATAAACCAAAGGCATATGTTATGGCAACTAAAGATGTGATGGCTGATAGCAACATACGGGAGGTTGAGAACTGCCTATTGGCTCCGCTGCATTGGTCATTGGCACCACTGTAGCAACCGGGGCGCGTTAACTTGGCCACTCCCCCCTCAAAAGCAAAGCTGTTGGAGGTGCTGCCGTTGCTGAACAACACACACCAAAAGTAAGGAGAACCCCCATCCGTGCCAGTAACAGCAGCTCCAACTTCAGTGTTATTCTTGTAGTAAAGAATCTCCAAGCTCTTGTTATTCTCCATTAAAACATCAGAAAATGCTTCGGGAGCATGTACATATTTAGACTGGCAACCGAGCAACCGCCCCGTAATTGGTGCAAGAGACGATACAACAACGCCACAGTTAGGAGCAAAAGTTTCAGCAAACGCAGAATTAGGAGGCTTCATTCCGTCGGGACCTCCAACCGCTTCACATTTCCCTTGGTACGCCTTAATATACTGAAGAGCAAGGCATGCCAAGCCAGGATTGTCTTTTAGAGGAGATAACTTATG
This region of Cucumis melo cultivar AY chromosome 7, USDA_Cmelo_AY_1.0, whole genome shotgun sequence genomic DNA includes:
- the LOC103493701 gene encoding uncharacterized protein LOC103493701, whose protein sequence is MATKILWYLLFSALFVSVFSAGDFAANVTDNPADKLVAVLNKNRTAHKLSPLKDNPGLACLALQYIKAYQGKCEAVGGPDGMKPPNSAFAETFAPNCGVVVSSLAPITGRLLGCQSKYVHAPEAFSDVLMENNKSLEILYYKNNTEVGAAVTGTDGGSPYFWCVLFSNGSTSNSFAFEGGVAKLTRPGCYSGANDQCSGANRQFSTSRMLLSAITSLVAITYAFGL
- the LOC103493702 gene encoding uncharacterized protein LOC103493702, with protein sequence MEVGVGAMSRRSRFSSYDRWLAVGLGLLAVVSPLYIDRRPSIEELEEEESSIHLGFWLPALLIILIFIIAGVLHLEQRCARFDPYWIHRVGGSSCGIFIILLLLAFVLKCKASLMFWES